A single Desulfovibrio gilichinskyi DNA region contains:
- a CDS encoding phage/plasmid primase, P4 family has protein sequence MGWAGTNLSAEERASIARTLFEVSEESGDWLNGKCPLHSDDNPSFGYNFTEDYFKCLAGCTDCGDLIKLYSLVTGLPNELAFKEFKDKYGHGVNDAPKVKQTVQAKRKESKRGGGAVIPEDIWGYMHLLPDDWFKLLQKERGWNPDIIKRLDLRMQMVFRDKENKVRPINGQSMRVAIPIRDNNGELHNIRLYRKPGTNLQKKIMSWGRGYGNARLFPAPALLGKSGPVLLCEGEPDTICALSYGFNAITQTSKTARWSNEHLQPFNGRDVIIAYDADQPGQEHADNAARCLVQVARSVRIIEWPDFMGRNQDGSLPEKEGMDLTDYFVKFKQNAKALQALFASARKVEVAKAGESGGEWAFFRERTFKPRLLADQLLQDQPLLYDDLTGLLYRWNGKYWEQISRGNLQQAATNYLGIEATTARVNDATSLAINLANLPHGREVNDRGEWVCLQNGMLNLKTLELKSHEPDYYSTICLGVSFNPDSASRCDRWLKFLDETVQTPEPIAQLQEFMGYCLTRDVHYEKCLLLLGDGSDGKSTYLKIARELVAPANCSAVAFQDLEDQFRRASLYNKLLNISTEIGSAAMETPTFKAVVSGDTIQGAFKHKDSFEFPPFCKLAFAANKLPRVLDNTDGFFRRMLPIKFKRQYLEGDPDRNPNLFKELKENELSEIFHWALVGLHRLYEQGRFTASDETIDLLMDYRRLNNPVQAFVEDTCEISDGVKESKDSLYKSYRDYSGKNGYQPMHKENFFRELYSAVKTLRETRPRVDGRRCRMITGIKTKFELTAS, from the coding sequence ATGGGCTGGGCCGGAACAAATCTTTCTGCAGAAGAACGAGCGAGCATTGCTCGTACTCTTTTTGAAGTCTCGGAAGAATCAGGCGACTGGCTGAATGGCAAGTGTCCTCTTCATTCAGATGATAATCCATCTTTCGGGTATAATTTTACAGAAGATTATTTCAAATGTTTAGCAGGATGCACCGACTGTGGCGACCTGATTAAGCTTTATAGTCTGGTTACAGGTTTGCCTAATGAGCTAGCCTTTAAAGAATTTAAAGATAAATACGGGCATGGCGTTAATGATGCGCCAAAGGTAAAGCAGACGGTTCAAGCAAAGCGCAAGGAATCTAAGCGTGGCGGTGGTGCTGTTATCCCCGAAGATATTTGGGGTTACATGCACCTGTTGCCGGATGATTGGTTCAAGCTGTTGCAAAAAGAGCGTGGCTGGAATCCTGATATCATCAAGCGGCTTGATTTGCGTATGCAGATGGTGTTCAGGGACAAGGAGAACAAGGTTCGCCCAATCAACGGTCAATCCATGCGTGTTGCTATTCCTATTCGTGACAATAACGGTGAGCTTCATAATATCCGCTTGTATCGCAAGCCCGGCACTAATCTGCAAAAAAAGATTATGTCATGGGGCAGGGGATACGGAAACGCTCGTTTGTTTCCGGCTCCTGCTTTGCTTGGTAAGTCCGGCCCTGTGCTTTTGTGCGAAGGGGAGCCGGATACTATTTGCGCTCTGTCTTACGGTTTCAATGCCATTACTCAAACATCAAAGACCGCCAGATGGTCAAATGAGCATTTACAGCCTTTTAATGGGCGTGATGTAATTATTGCTTATGATGCGGATCAACCGGGGCAGGAACATGCAGATAATGCGGCTCGCTGTCTGGTTCAAGTCGCAAGGTCTGTCCGCATAATCGAATGGCCGGACTTCATGGGCCGCAATCAAGATGGTTCATTGCCCGAAAAAGAAGGGATGGACCTGACAGATTACTTTGTGAAGTTCAAGCAGAATGCAAAAGCTCTACAAGCGTTGTTTGCATCTGCTCGCAAGGTTGAGGTTGCAAAAGCGGGTGAAAGTGGCGGAGAATGGGCGTTTTTTCGGGAGCGTACTTTCAAGCCTCGGCTTTTGGCGGATCAACTGCTTCAGGATCAGCCTTTGCTTTATGACGACCTTACAGGATTGCTCTATCGCTGGAACGGCAAATACTGGGAACAAATTTCACGGGGCAACCTGCAACAGGCGGCTACCAATTACCTCGGCATAGAAGCCACAACCGCACGTGTGAACGATGCCACGTCGTTAGCCATTAACCTTGCGAATCTTCCGCATGGTCGGGAAGTTAATGACCGTGGTGAATGGGTGTGTCTGCAAAACGGCATGCTCAATTTAAAAACGCTTGAGCTTAAATCGCATGAACCTGATTACTATTCTACAATCTGCCTCGGTGTATCGTTTAATCCGGATTCAGCTTCTAGGTGTGACCGTTGGCTTAAGTTTCTTGATGAAACGGTTCAGACTCCCGAACCTATTGCTCAGCTCCAAGAGTTCATGGGCTATTGTCTGACTCGTGACGTGCATTATGAAAAATGTCTGTTGCTTCTCGGTGACGGTTCGGATGGTAAATCAACATACCTGAAAATTGCGCGGGAGCTTGTTGCCCCTGCAAACTGTTCGGCGGTGGCGTTTCAGGATTTGGAAGATCAGTTCCGACGCGCCAGCCTCTATAACAAGCTTCTCAATATTTCTACTGAAATAGGCTCTGCCGCTATGGAAACACCTACCTTTAAGGCTGTTGTTTCCGGTGACACTATTCAGGGCGCATTTAAGCATAAAGATTCATTTGAGTTCCCGCCGTTCTGTAAGCTGGCATTTGCGGCTAATAAACTGCCTCGTGTTCTGGATAATACGGACGGCTTTTTCAGGCGCATGTTGCCTATCAAATTTAAGCGGCAATATCTCGAAGGTGATCCTGATCGCAATCCAAATCTATTCAAAGAACTCAAAGAGAACGAGCTGTCGGAAATATTTCATTGGGCGTTGGTCGGTCTGCATCGTCTGTACGAGCAGGGGCGGTTTACGGCATCGGATGAAACAATTGATCTGCTAATGGATTACAGACGGCTCAACAATCCTGTTCAGGCATTTGTCGAGGATACCTGCGAGATATCAGACGGGGTTAAGGAATCGAAGGACTCGCTCTATAAATCCTATCGTGATTACAGCGGTAAGAATGGCTATCAGCCCATGCATAAGGAGAACTTTTTCAGAGAACTCTATTCAGCGGTCAAGACTCTCAGAGAGACACGGCCACGTGTAGATGGTCGGCGTTGTCGCATGATTACTGGCATTAAAACTAAGTTTGAGTTGACGGCTTCATGA
- a CDS encoding phage regulatory CII family protein, producing the protein MNNSRKSVALEIQNMVLRHRTLSVEQISEQTFGSAKSHWTLYKELNPEDSTAKMGVLDLVPLMKTCGSITPLEAIAHQMNMVVFPLPEAGIFTGHLENDMNRTTKEFSDAVVKFASIMEDGRIEPHEFAEFEKEMMEFISAALHWRNGIKALVEE; encoded by the coding sequence ATGAATAATTCACGTAAAAGCGTAGCCTTAGAAATTCAAAATATGGTGCTACGGCATCGGACTTTATCGGTTGAGCAAATAAGCGAACAGACTTTCGGGTCTGCTAAAAGCCATTGGACTTTATACAAGGAACTGAACCCCGAAGATTCTACCGCAAAAATGGGTGTTTTGGACCTTGTGCCGCTTATGAAAACATGCGGTTCAATTACGCCGCTTGAGGCAATTGCCCACCAGATGAATATGGTGGTTTTTCCGTTGCCGGAAGCGGGCATTTTTACAGGGCACTTGGAAAACGACATGAACCGGACAACTAAAGAGTTCAGCGATGCCGTGGTTAAGTTTGCCTCAATTATGGAAGATGGACGGATTGAACCGCATGAATTTGCAGAATTTGAAAAAGAAATGATGGAGTTCATTTCTGCGGCTCTGCATTGGCGTAACGGCATCAAAGCACTGGTTGAGGAATAA